One genomic window of Actinoplanes lobatus includes the following:
- a CDS encoding helix-turn-helix domain-containing protein, producing the protein MSNIVDPLVGRIATRIRAEREGRRWTLAQLADASGVSSAMISRIERGESSPSAVILGKLSAAFQLSIAALLAETDPEPASGVRRRDEAVEWRDPGTGYRRRQITGPDFPAEIAEIHLPAGARVPYPAAAFAFIRQVVWVLDGELTFHDGDTVHVLGPGDTIELGEPAERAFVNATGSECRYTVILTRHTAP; encoded by the coding sequence ATGTCCAATATCGTAGACCCGCTGGTGGGACGGATCGCAACCCGTATCCGTGCCGAGCGGGAAGGCCGTCGCTGGACCCTCGCGCAACTCGCTGACGCCTCCGGGGTGTCGTCCGCGATGATCAGCCGGATCGAGCGCGGCGAGAGCAGCCCCAGCGCCGTCATCCTCGGCAAACTGTCGGCCGCGTTCCAGCTCAGCATCGCCGCCCTGCTCGCCGAGACCGATCCCGAGCCGGCGAGCGGGGTCCGTCGCCGGGACGAGGCCGTCGAGTGGCGAGACCCCGGCACCGGCTACCGGCGCCGCCAGATCACCGGCCCCGACTTCCCGGCCGAGATCGCCGAGATCCACCTGCCGGCCGGCGCCCGGGTGCCCTACCCGGCGGCCGCGTTCGCCTTCATCCGGCAGGTCGTGTGGGTGCTCGACGGCGAGCTCACCTTCCACGACGGCGACACCGTGCACGTGCTCGGGCCGGGCGACACCATCGAGCTGGGCGAACCGGCGGAGCGGGCCTTCGTCAACGCCACCGGCAGCGAATGCCGGTACACCGTGATCCTCACCCGGCACACCGCGCCGTGA
- a CDS encoding MFS transporter, with the protein MTVARLLLATIAGTAIANNYAIQPALATVAADLGAGLTLIGLVPTAALAGCMAGFALLLPLTDRIAPDRLVAAQLAVLATALTVAAISSHPAVLPAAYVVIGAAASVAAQAGVIAGRHAPAGQRTAAIATVAAGMSAGILLSRLAGGVLTDLLGWRWMLLVFAAVALAGAVAARLLLPGTRPRAAGPAALPGDEPRGEQTYAAALAALPRQLHRHRALRWAVASGGLWYLAFHLVWVALALALAPLGPTVIGLYSLAGLLGFAVLPYTGRLTDRLNPATVIMASLLIAAVGAGLLATGLDRPAVTALGLALLDAGLFAAQAANQSRVQALDPRHSGSLSSVYLVLYFAVGAIGAALAAPLLHSVGWHGAVLVALAALLAALFVDQTAVRGERPQRLERDEPAPLQT; encoded by the coding sequence GTGACCGTCGCCCGCCTGCTTCTCGCCACCATCGCCGGCACGGCCATCGCCAACAACTACGCCATCCAGCCCGCGCTGGCCACGGTCGCCGCCGACCTCGGGGCCGGGCTCACGCTGATCGGGCTGGTGCCCACGGCCGCGCTCGCCGGATGCATGGCCGGATTCGCCCTGCTGCTGCCGCTCACCGACCGGATCGCCCCGGACCGCCTCGTCGCCGCGCAACTCGCCGTGCTGGCCACCGCGCTGACCGTCGCCGCGATCAGCTCCCACCCGGCAGTGCTGCCGGCCGCCTACGTCGTCATCGGCGCCGCCGCGAGTGTGGCGGCGCAGGCCGGCGTCATCGCCGGGCGGCACGCGCCGGCCGGGCAGCGGACGGCCGCCATCGCCACGGTGGCCGCCGGGATGTCGGCCGGGATCCTGCTCAGCCGCCTGGCCGGTGGAGTGCTCACCGACCTGCTCGGATGGCGGTGGATGCTGCTCGTCTTCGCCGCGGTCGCCCTGGCCGGGGCGGTCGCCGCCAGGCTGCTGCTACCCGGAACCCGGCCGCGCGCCGCCGGTCCGGCGGCCCTGCCCGGTGACGAGCCTCGCGGGGAGCAGACCTATGCCGCCGCGCTGGCCGCGCTTCCGCGGCAGCTGCACCGCCACCGGGCGCTGCGCTGGGCGGTCGCCTCGGGCGGCTTGTGGTACCTGGCTTTCCACCTCGTCTGGGTCGCCCTTGCGCTCGCGCTCGCACCGCTCGGCCCGACTGTCATCGGCCTCTACAGCCTGGCCGGTCTTCTCGGGTTCGCCGTCCTGCCGTACACCGGGCGGCTCACCGACCGGCTGAACCCGGCCACCGTCATCATGGCGAGCCTGCTGATCGCCGCCGTCGGCGCCGGCCTGCTGGCGACCGGCCTCGACCGTCCGGCGGTGACCGCGTTGGGCCTGGCCCTGCTCGACGCCGGTCTGTTCGCCGCCCAGGCCGCCAACCAGAGCCGGGTACAGGCCCTCGACCCACGGCATTCGGGCAGCCTGAGCAGCGTCTATCTGGTGCTGTACTTCGCCGTCGGGGCGATCGGCGCCGCGCTCGCCGCGCCGCTGCTGCACAGCGTCGGATGGCACGGCGCCGTTCTGGTCGCCCTCGCGGCCCTACTGGCCGCCCTCTTCGTGGACCAGACGGCCGTACGAGGTGAGCGTCCGCAGCGCCTGGAACGTGACGAACCCGCGCCACTCCAGACGTGA
- a CDS encoding helix-turn-helix domain-containing protein yields the protein MGYEELAPPSSLRGSVACLWRRTASAGDSSALVLPDGCVDLIWEQGRGAFLAGPDTGPMPATVPAATIMMGVRLRPGAGGPLLGMPLDPLRNLRVDLSDLRPDAARRLPDDLPPAEALHRLVTISGGFAEERPPDPAMLAAVRWLDDPHTQVHDLSGRLDIGDRQLRRRFTAAVGYGPKTMHRVLRFRRFLDLLDSTGGLGELAVRAGYVDQAHLSRETVALAGLPPAVLARTVKARP from the coding sequence ATGGGCTACGAGGAGTTGGCGCCGCCGTCTTCGCTGCGTGGCTCCGTGGCCTGCCTGTGGCGCCGGACCGCCTCCGCCGGCGACTCGTCGGCGCTGGTGCTGCCGGACGGCTGCGTTGACCTTATCTGGGAACAGGGGCGGGGCGCGTTTCTCGCCGGCCCGGACACCGGGCCGATGCCGGCCACGGTTCCGGCCGCAACGATCATGATGGGGGTACGGCTGAGGCCGGGCGCCGGAGGACCGCTGCTCGGCATGCCGCTGGACCCGCTGCGGAACCTCCGCGTCGACCTGTCCGACCTGCGCCCCGACGCGGCCCGGCGACTGCCGGACGACCTGCCACCGGCCGAGGCGCTGCACCGGCTCGTGACGATCTCCGGTGGGTTCGCCGAGGAACGGCCACCGGACCCGGCCATGCTGGCGGCGGTGCGGTGGCTGGACGACCCGCACACACAGGTCCACGACCTCAGCGGGCGGCTGGACATCGGCGACCGCCAGCTGCGGCGCCGGTTCACCGCGGCCGTCGGCTACGGCCCCAAGACCATGCACCGGGTGCTGCGATTCCGCCGTTTCCTGGACCTGCTGGACTCGACGGGCGGCCTCGGCGAGCTCGCGGTCCGGGCCGGCTACGTGGACCAGGCCCACCTCAGCCGGGAGACCGTGGCGCTGGCCGGGCTGCCGCCGGCCGTGCTCGCCCGGACCGTCAAGGCGCGGCCCTGA
- a CDS encoding right-handed parallel beta-helix repeat-containing protein has product MSIRKRAALVSALATCAAAAVVAWPSMGHAAAAYYVSPTGSDSAAGTASAPFKSIAKAQTVAAAGDTVYLRGGTYAYTTATASCSSQTAVVDAITLSKSGTSGSPISYVNYPGEKPVFSFAGMTGVNCRIKGFDVTGSYLYLRGIEITGVPQNNSLNHESWGVWISGSNNTFEKLNTHNNMGPGLFIAKGGNNLVLNSDSHDNYDPYSSNGAGENGDGFGAHIAAGYSGNVFRGCRAWWNSDDGFDLINAYAPVTIENSWAWRNGYLPQTTTASGNGAGFKAGGYGGVYVSNGAKHTVKNSVAFLNRGPGFYSNHHPVANDYFNNTAYSNGIGFNMLGINSSGAAVGLGTLKNNISYGGTLTADMSGTSASYNSWNIGVTMSDAQFQSVSTTGWNVSRQSNGDLPVLTSLHLASTSTLIDKGTNVGIAYHGAAPDLGAFETS; this is encoded by the coding sequence GTGAGTATCAGAAAGAGAGCGGCACTCGTCTCAGCCCTGGCGACCTGTGCCGCGGCGGCCGTCGTCGCATGGCCGTCGATGGGACACGCGGCGGCCGCCTACTACGTCTCCCCCACCGGCAGCGACAGCGCGGCCGGTACGGCGTCGGCCCCGTTCAAGTCGATCGCGAAGGCGCAGACCGTGGCCGCGGCCGGTGACACGGTTTATCTGCGTGGCGGGACCTACGCGTACACCACGGCGACCGCCAGTTGCTCCAGCCAGACCGCGGTGGTCGACGCGATCACGCTGAGCAAGAGCGGCACGTCGGGCAGCCCGATCAGCTACGTGAACTACCCGGGTGAGAAGCCGGTCTTCAGCTTCGCCGGGATGACCGGTGTGAACTGCCGGATCAAGGGCTTCGACGTGACCGGCAGCTATCTGTACCTGCGCGGCATCGAGATCACCGGGGTGCCGCAGAACAACAGCCTCAACCACGAGTCGTGGGGCGTGTGGATCTCCGGCAGCAACAACACGTTCGAGAAGCTGAACACGCACAACAACATGGGCCCGGGGCTGTTCATCGCCAAGGGCGGCAACAATCTGGTGCTCAACTCGGATTCGCACGACAACTACGACCCGTACAGCTCGAACGGGGCCGGTGAGAACGGTGACGGGTTCGGCGCGCACATCGCGGCCGGCTATTCCGGAAACGTGTTCCGCGGCTGCCGGGCGTGGTGGAACTCCGACGACGGCTTCGACCTGATCAACGCCTATGCGCCGGTGACGATCGAGAACTCGTGGGCGTGGCGCAACGGCTACCTCCCGCAGACCACGACGGCATCCGGCAACGGGGCCGGTTTCAAGGCCGGAGGGTACGGCGGGGTCTATGTCTCCAATGGCGCGAAGCACACCGTGAAGAACTCGGTGGCGTTCCTGAACCGGGGTCCCGGTTTCTACAGCAACCACCACCCGGTCGCCAACGACTACTTCAACAACACGGCCTACAGCAACGGCATCGGTTTCAACATGCTCGGGATCAACTCCAGCGGCGCCGCGGTCGGCCTCGGGACATTGAAGAACAACATTTCGTACGGGGGGACGCTCACCGCCGACATGAGCGGCACGAGCGCGTCCTACAACTCGTGGAACATCGGGGTGACGATGTCCGACGCGCAGTTCCAGAGCGTGTCGACGACCGGCTGGAACGTGTCCCGGCAGTCGAACGGCGACTTGCCGGTGCTGACCTCGCTGCACCTGGCGTCGACCAGCACGCTGATCGACAAGGGCACGAATGTGGGTATCGCCTACCACGGCGCGGCCCCTGACCTGGGCGCGTTCGAGACCAGCTGA
- a CDS encoding LLM class flavin-dependent oxidoreductase, translating into MDFGLGLPISAPARLLDWARSAEAHHFDSLALLDRLTFDNPEPLITLAALAGATSRIRLQTEVLLGPLRQTALLAKQVATLDRMSGGRFVLGIGVGGRADDHDAAGTPLHRRGRALDEQLPALRRIWRGEPYAGTTIGPRPVTANGPEILIGGFARPALRRIAEHADGFLCAAPLSWAGPLVQTVNEEWAAAGRAGRPRLVCQINVAVGSAATIEQANRAVAGYYAFTGRAGWGAPLSDPAQIAETVAAYREFGADELVFYCYGENPSQVEALAEIVH; encoded by the coding sequence ATGGATTTCGGCCTCGGCCTCCCCATCAGCGCGCCCGCCCGCCTGCTCGACTGGGCCCGCTCGGCGGAAGCACACCACTTCGACAGCCTGGCCCTGCTGGACCGGCTGACCTTCGACAACCCCGAACCGTTGATCACCCTGGCCGCTCTGGCCGGCGCCACCTCCCGTATCCGTCTGCAGACCGAGGTGCTGCTCGGCCCGCTCCGGCAGACCGCCCTGCTGGCCAAGCAGGTCGCCACGCTGGACCGGATGTCCGGCGGCCGGTTCGTGCTCGGTATCGGCGTCGGCGGCCGGGCCGACGACCACGACGCCGCCGGCACGCCTCTTCACCGGCGGGGACGCGCCCTCGACGAGCAACTTCCCGCCCTCCGCCGGATCTGGCGGGGCGAGCCGTACGCCGGGACGACGATCGGCCCGCGCCCGGTCACCGCGAACGGCCCGGAGATCCTCATCGGAGGATTCGCCCGGCCGGCGCTGCGCCGGATCGCGGAACACGCCGACGGTTTCCTCTGCGCGGCCCCGCTGTCCTGGGCCGGTCCTCTGGTTCAGACGGTGAATGAGGAGTGGGCGGCGGCCGGCCGGGCCGGCCGCCCCCGGCTGGTCTGCCAGATCAACGTGGCGGTCGGCTCAGCGGCCACCATCGAACAGGCCAACCGGGCGGTCGCCGGCTACTACGCCTTCACCGGCCGGGCCGGCTGGGGCGCGCCACTGTCCGATCCGGCCCAGATCGCCGAAACAGTGGCGGCGTACCGCGAGTTCGGCGCCGACGAACTCGTCTTCTACTGCTACGGCGAGAATCCGTCGCAGGTCGAGGCCCTCGCCGAGATCGTGCACTAG
- a CDS encoding VOC family protein: MLKLENITFDCADAAELAGFWSRALERPVDDGANRFHATIGSADTGPTLMFLQVGERKAAKNRCHLDFSSDDRETEVKRLLGLGATHEAEHDEYGVRWTVLRDPSGNEFCVAGV, from the coding sequence ATGCTCAAGCTGGAGAACATCACGTTCGACTGCGCCGACGCCGCGGAGCTGGCCGGATTCTGGTCACGGGCGCTGGAACGGCCGGTCGACGACGGCGCGAACCGGTTCCACGCCACCATCGGCTCGGCCGACACCGGCCCCACGCTCATGTTCCTCCAGGTCGGCGAGCGGAAGGCGGCGAAGAACCGCTGCCATCTCGACTTCTCCTCCGACGACCGGGAGACCGAGGTCAAGCGGTTGCTCGGCCTCGGCGCGACCCACGAGGCCGAACACGACGAATACGGCGTCCGCTGGACGGTCCTGCGCGACCCCTCGGGCAACGAGTTCTGCGTCGCGGGCGTATAG
- a CDS encoding MerR family transcriptional regulator: MDGLLPIGAFSRATLISANTLRAYHESGLLEPAVVDPRTGYRGYRVAQFGDAAVIRHLRELDVPLAAIREILAARDPEVTRRLLAEHRDRTLERAAHLERVLRTTGELLDAPEMVTPAAVIERVLPPVRAFTITREVAEDDFAGFLGEAFRQLTAVAAVGPPGAVFPAEYRDEPVPVTAYMPADDGPTLLPGGRFAVFEFTGPYREMTTGYRSLGAWLAGTGMAIAGPVRESYLIGPGDGVPEDRYRTDICWPLHLTEK; this comes from the coding sequence ATGGACGGACTCCTGCCGATCGGCGCGTTCTCCCGGGCGACGCTGATCTCGGCCAACACGTTGCGGGCCTACCACGAGTCGGGGCTGCTGGAACCGGCCGTGGTCGACCCGCGTACCGGGTATCGCGGCTACCGGGTCGCCCAGTTCGGGGACGCGGCGGTCATCCGGCACCTGCGGGAGCTGGATGTGCCGCTGGCCGCGATCCGGGAGATCCTGGCGGCCCGCGATCCGGAGGTCACCCGGCGGCTGCTGGCCGAGCACCGGGACCGGACGCTCGAACGGGCGGCCCACCTGGAACGGGTGCTGCGCACCACCGGAGAACTGCTGGACGCGCCGGAAATGGTGACCCCGGCCGCGGTCATCGAGCGGGTCCTGCCGCCGGTCCGCGCGTTCACGATCACCCGCGAGGTGGCCGAGGACGACTTCGCCGGATTCCTGGGCGAGGCGTTTCGGCAGCTCACAGCCGTCGCCGCAGTGGGGCCGCCGGGCGCTGTGTTCCCGGCCGAGTACCGGGACGAGCCGGTGCCGGTGACCGCCTACATGCCCGCCGACGACGGGCCCACCCTGCTGCCGGGCGGACGGTTCGCGGTCTTCGAGTTCACCGGGCCGTACCGGGAGATGACCACCGGCTACCGGTCGCTGGGCGCCTGGCTGGCCGGAACCGGGATGGCCATCGCCGGGCCGGTCCGGGAGTCCTACCTGATCGGCCCGGGCGACGGTGTGCCCGAGGACCGCTATCGCACCGACATCTGCTGGCCCCTACATCTCACGGAGAAATGA
- a CDS encoding ABC transporter ATP-binding protein yields the protein MATRPAGDLTVRVTGLRRAFGDTVVLDGADLTVGRGEVVALLGGSGSGKSTLLRALAGLDPEATGDITVPDSYGVVFQEHRLLPWKRVADNVALGLPGAGARTRALAALTEVGLGDRGDAWPAELSGGQSQRVAVARALVREPELLLLDEPFGALDALTRLRMQQLLQRLRDRHGFAALLVTHDVDEALLLADRALVLEGGRIAEELPIGLPRPRHQDDPGFGGLRRHLLDRLGVPAV from the coding sequence ATGGCGACGCGGCCTGCAGGCGACCTGACCGTACGGGTCACCGGCCTGCGCCGGGCCTTCGGCGACACGGTCGTCCTGGACGGCGCCGACCTCACCGTCGGCCGCGGCGAGGTGGTCGCCCTGCTCGGCGGCAGCGGCTCCGGCAAGAGCACCCTGCTGCGGGCGCTCGCCGGACTCGACCCGGAGGCCACCGGCGACATCACCGTCCCCGACAGCTACGGCGTCGTCTTCCAGGAGCACCGCCTGCTGCCGTGGAAGCGGGTCGCCGACAACGTGGCGCTCGGCCTGCCCGGCGCGGGCGCCCGGACCCGCGCGCTGGCCGCCCTCACCGAGGTGGGTCTCGGTGACCGCGGTGACGCCTGGCCGGCCGAGCTGTCCGGCGGCCAGTCCCAGCGGGTCGCGGTCGCCCGCGCCCTGGTCCGCGAACCGGAGCTGCTGCTGCTCGACGAACCGTTCGGGGCGCTCGACGCGCTGACCCGGCTGCGGATGCAACAGCTGCTGCAACGCCTGCGCGACCGGCACGGCTTCGCCGCCCTGCTGGTCACCCACGACGTGGACGAGGCGCTGCTGCTGGCCGACCGGGCCCTCGTCCTGGAGGGCGGGCGGATCGCCGAGGAGCTGCCGATCGGCCTGCCGCGGCCGCGCCATCAGGACGATCCCGGCTTCGGCGGACTGCGCCGGCACCTGCTCGACCGTCTGGGTGTTCCGGCGGTTTGA
- a CDS encoding ABC transporter permease encodes MTAVADPPALRSRAPLRRRTRGPRRWYRLISPLVLLVLWETAARTGVLPEEKVPAPSLVAQTGWRLATEGQLSEHLLDSLTRAAAGLLIGGTLAVALAATAALLRIGDNAIDPPVQMARMLPHLGLVPLLIIWVGIGEELKISLVALGSFFPLYFNTYAGIRDIDQRLVEAAKTCGLNQWERLRHVVLPGALPSLFLGLRLAIGAAWLSLVVGEQVNAQTGIGFLMMEAREFAQTDVVVFGLLVYAALGLLSDTLIRIAERRTLAWRRGLQAT; translated from the coding sequence GTGACCGCGGTCGCCGACCCGCCCGCCCTGCGCAGCCGCGCTCCCCTGCGGCGGCGCACCCGCGGGCCGCGCCGCTGGTACCGGCTGATCAGCCCACTCGTACTGCTCGTGCTCTGGGAGACGGCCGCCCGCACCGGCGTCCTGCCCGAGGAGAAGGTGCCCGCCCCCAGCCTGGTCGCCCAGACCGGCTGGCGGCTGGCCACCGAGGGACAGCTCAGCGAACACCTGCTCGACTCGCTCACCCGGGCCGCCGCCGGCCTGCTCATCGGCGGCACCCTGGCCGTGGCGCTGGCCGCCACCGCCGCCCTGCTGCGCATCGGCGACAACGCCATCGACCCGCCGGTGCAGATGGCCCGCATGCTGCCGCACCTCGGACTCGTGCCACTGCTGATCATCTGGGTCGGCATCGGCGAGGAACTGAAGATCAGCCTGGTCGCGCTGGGCAGCTTCTTCCCGCTCTACTTCAACACGTACGCCGGGATCCGCGACATCGATCAGCGGCTCGTCGAGGCCGCCAAGACGTGCGGGCTCAACCAGTGGGAGCGGCTGCGGCACGTGGTGCTGCCCGGCGCCCTGCCGTCGCTGTTCCTCGGACTGCGGCTGGCGATCGGCGCCGCCTGGCTCAGCCTGGTCGTCGGCGAGCAGGTCAACGCCCAGACCGGCATCGGCTTCCTGATGATGGAGGCCCGCGAGTTCGCGCAGACCGACGTGGTCGTCTTCGGCCTGCTCGTCTACGCGGCTCTCGGGCTGCTCTCCGACACCCTGATCCGGATCGCGGAACGGAGGACCCTCGCATGGCGACGCGGCCTGCAGGCGACCTGA
- a CDS encoding aliphatic sulfonate ABC transporter substrate-binding protein, whose protein sequence is MPTSRRRLLIGAAGAAFLAGCGGTESGASADSASGTLRIGYQRFGGLSLSKARGDAPDAEWSLFESGPALTEALKAGAIDIGQTGEAPPIFAAAGKINFKIIGTSEPVPQGEAVMVKAAKGYKTFADLKGKTVALNKGSNVNWLLVKLLEQANLTIGDINVKYLKPAEGRPAFDSDQVDAWIIWDPYFALAEQPGVQVLADATGLANNREYLLAAPEAVTGKTDLIRTFLAKYRATTDWGIANPAERAKILAPELKIDEATTTRALARSAKPLAPITPEIGTELQTIADGFTELGLIPVEVKIAERIDEQFNEALL, encoded by the coding sequence ATGCCCACCTCTCGCCGTCGTCTCCTGATCGGCGCCGCCGGCGCCGCGTTTCTCGCCGGCTGCGGCGGGACGGAATCCGGCGCGAGCGCCGACAGCGCCTCGGGGACGCTGCGCATCGGCTACCAGCGGTTCGGCGGGCTGAGCCTGTCCAAGGCACGCGGGGACGCGCCGGACGCGGAATGGTCACTGTTCGAGAGCGGGCCGGCGCTCACCGAGGCGCTCAAGGCGGGCGCCATCGACATCGGCCAGACCGGCGAGGCGCCGCCCATCTTCGCCGCGGCCGGCAAGATCAACTTCAAGATCATCGGTACGAGCGAGCCCGTCCCCCAGGGTGAAGCCGTCATGGTCAAGGCGGCCAAGGGCTACAAGACGTTCGCCGACCTCAAGGGCAAGACGGTGGCGCTGAACAAGGGCTCCAACGTCAACTGGCTGCTCGTGAAGCTCCTCGAACAGGCGAACCTGACCATCGGCGACATCAACGTGAAGTACCTGAAACCCGCCGAGGGCCGCCCCGCCTTCGACTCCGATCAGGTCGACGCCTGGATCATCTGGGACCCGTACTTCGCACTCGCCGAACAGCCCGGTGTCCAGGTCCTGGCGGACGCCACCGGCCTCGCCAACAACCGCGAATACCTGCTGGCCGCCCCGGAGGCGGTCACCGGCAAGACCGACCTGATCCGCACGTTCCTCGCCAAATACCGGGCCACCACCGACTGGGGCATCGCCAACCCGGCCGAACGCGCGAAGATCCTCGCCCCCGAACTCAAGATCGACGAGGCGACCACCACCCGCGCCCTGGCCCGCAGCGCCAAACCGCTCGCCCCGATCACCCCGGAAATCGGCACCGAGCTCCAGACCATCGCCGACGGGTTCACCGAGCTCGGTCTCATCCCGGTCGAGGTGAAGATCGCCGAACGCATCGACGAGCAGTTCAACGAGGCCCTGCTGTGA
- a CDS encoding flavin reductase family protein, with product MTSFTTNQDLDPVRLRQAFGVFPSGVVAVAAAVDGILVGLAASSFTSVSLDPPLVSVSIANTSKTWPDLRRAGRLGVTVLAAHHGDLCRRLAGPVEHRFDGAAASAAETGAVTIDDGLARFDCSIYREVTAGDHTIVLLRLHAADHSTDQDGGPLVFHRSGFGRVSPYR from the coding sequence GTGACCTCCTTCACCACCAATCAGGACCTCGATCCGGTACGCCTGCGCCAGGCGTTCGGGGTCTTCCCCAGTGGCGTGGTGGCCGTTGCCGCGGCCGTCGACGGCATCCTGGTGGGCCTGGCCGCCAGCTCGTTCACCTCGGTGAGCCTGGACCCGCCGCTGGTGTCGGTGTCGATCGCCAACACCTCGAAGACGTGGCCGGACCTGCGCCGGGCCGGCCGCCTCGGGGTCACCGTGCTGGCCGCCCATCACGGCGACCTGTGCCGGCGGCTCGCCGGGCCGGTCGAGCACCGGTTCGACGGGGCCGCCGCGTCGGCCGCCGAGACCGGCGCGGTGACCATCGACGACGGGCTCGCCCGGTTCGACTGCTCCATCTACCGCGAGGTGACGGCCGGCGACCACACCATCGTGCTGCTGCGCCTGCACGCCGCCGACCACAGCACGGACCAGGACGGCGGGCCGCTGGTGTTCCACCGTTCCGGATTCGGGCGCGTTTCCCCGTACCGCTGA
- a CDS encoding LLM class flavin-dependent oxidoreductase — protein sequence MSLKFHWFLPTNGGDGRHVVGGGHGVSAGGSGRPADVAYLTQVARAAEDNGFEAALTPTGAWCEDAWLSTAMLSQTTDRLKFLVAFRPGVISPFLAAQMAGTFQNMSGGRLLLNVVTGGESHEQRMYGDFLDKDARYRRCDEFLGIVRRLWAGETVDFQGEHLSVSAAALSQIPDPIPDVYFGGSSPAAGIVAAKHADVYLTWGEPPSAVAEKIAWIRKLAAEQGRTIRFGIRMHTITRDTAEEAWAEADRLLAGIPPETIAKVQAGLQLSESEGQKRMLDLHGGKTANLEIYPNVWAGVGLVRGGAGTALVGSHEQVADRIAEYAALGIEEFVLSAYPHLEGAYWFGEGVLPILAERGLWKDERPRRRSSPTVPFAAVGRAVR from the coding sequence ATGTCTCTCAAGTTCCACTGGTTCCTGCCCACCAACGGCGGCGACGGACGGCACGTCGTCGGCGGCGGTCACGGCGTCTCCGCAGGCGGCTCCGGCCGCCCCGCCGATGTCGCCTACCTCACCCAGGTGGCCCGCGCCGCCGAGGACAACGGCTTCGAGGCCGCCCTCACCCCGACCGGCGCCTGGTGCGAGGACGCCTGGCTGAGCACCGCGATGCTCAGCCAGACCACCGACCGCCTCAAGTTCCTGGTCGCCTTCCGGCCCGGTGTGATCTCGCCGTTCCTGGCCGCGCAGATGGCCGGCACCTTCCAGAACATGTCCGGCGGCCGCCTGCTGCTCAACGTCGTCACCGGCGGGGAGAGCCACGAGCAGCGGATGTACGGCGACTTCCTGGACAAGGACGCCCGCTACCGCCGCTGCGACGAGTTCCTGGGCATCGTGCGCCGGCTGTGGGCCGGGGAGACCGTCGACTTCCAGGGCGAGCACCTGTCCGTCAGCGCGGCCGCCCTCAGCCAGATCCCGGACCCGATTCCGGACGTCTACTTCGGCGGTTCCTCGCCGGCCGCCGGGATCGTCGCCGCCAAGCACGCCGACGTCTACCTGACCTGGGGCGAGCCGCCGTCGGCGGTGGCCGAAAAGATCGCGTGGATCCGGAAACTCGCCGCGGAACAGGGCCGGACGATCCGGTTCGGCATCCGGATGCACACCATCACCCGCGACACCGCCGAGGAGGCGTGGGCCGAGGCCGACCGGCTGCTCGCCGGGATTCCGCCGGAGACGATCGCCAAGGTCCAGGCCGGGCTGCAGCTGTCCGAGTCGGAGGGCCAGAAGCGGATGCTGGACCTTCACGGCGGCAAGACCGCGAACCTGGAGATCTACCCCAACGTGTGGGCCGGCGTCGGCCTGGTCCGCGGCGGCGCCGGCACCGCCCTGGTCGGCAGCCACGAGCAGGTCGCCGACCGGATCGCCGAGTACGCGGCGCTCGGCATCGAGGAGTTCGTGCTGTCGGCGTACCCGCATCTGGAGGGCGCCTACTGGTTCGGCGAGGGCGTCCTGCCGATCCTGGCCGAACGCGGGCTGTGGAAGGACGAACGGCCACGCCGCCGGAGCAGCCCCACCGTGCCGTTCGCCGCCGTGGGACGAGCCGTGCGGTGA